Below is a window of Paraburkholderia kururiensis DNA.
AGCGCGCGCGCGTCGGAGGCAAAAAGCGCGTCCTCGGCAAGCAACGCCGCGGCCAGTCGACGCAGCGCGCTCGCTCGCACGGGCAGCGAGTCCGGCAGCGCTTCGCGGCCAGCGGGCAGCGCGCGATACCGCGGCTCGCGCGCGAACAGACGGTCCCAACGGGACGCATCACGCAGCGCCTGCGGCAGCGCCGGCAGCGCGACTTCGCCCAGACCGCGCTGATAGTAATCCGCGGCGAACGCGGCAAGGGCGAGCCAGTCGGCAGAAAGGGGAGGACAACTGCAGCACACGCTCGTGACGTTGCGCAGGCGGTCAGGCGGGACGTCGCTGTGAGCGGTTACTTCGCACACGAGGCCCACCGCTTCGCGTCGTCCGAACGGCACGTTGACCAGCGTGCCGGGCACGGGCGCCGGTCCGTCGCTCGGGCAGCGATAGTCGAACAGCGTGGACAGCGGGTGGTCCAGCGCGACGCGGACAAAGCAGTCCGTCATTGCGCGGCACCTAACATGAGCCAGGTGCGGCGAGTGTTGCCCAGCCCACACTTAAAGTAAAACTTCACTTTCGGCGCTAAGTTAAGGATTCGGCTGAACAAATGCGCTGCGAATAGCGGCGCCCCTGTGGATAACTTTGTTAAGAAGTTCGGGGAGAAGGCCGCCCCGCGGCGTTTGGCCGCTATTCGGCCGCGAAGGCCCGCCCGCCGGGCGCTCCGCGAAAAGCCTTGCCTGTCAAGGGATTGATCAAAATCGGGCCGACCCGGCAAGGACTTTGCAGCGACGAAATGCTCTACCGCGCCGCAACGTGACATGTGTGCATAAGTCAAGTCTTGACAACGCGAAAAGAGCTTGTGGGTGGCCTTTCGCGTCCCCAGTCACCCTGAGGCGCGGAGCCCACTTCATCGCACTGCAACAGAACCGTCACACGGCGGGGCCGGATGGGGTCACCCCGCTCGCGCCGCCCGCCCCCCGAATAGCGCGGCTATGGCGATGCACTTCGTCCACCAGTTCCGCGACGTGTTCCGGCGGCGTGAATTGCGAGATGCCGTGGCCCAGGTTGAAAACGTGGCCCGGATGGTTGCCGAAGCTATCCAGCAGCGCGCGGGCCTCGATGCGGATGGTCGATGGCGGCGAAAACAGCACCGTGGGGTCCAGATTGCCCTGCAGCGCCACGCGGTCGCCCACCAGCTCGCGCGCGCGGCCGAGGTTCACGGTCCAGTCCAGCCCGACGGCGTCCACGCCCGTTGCCGCGATTTCTTCCAGCCACAAGCCGCCGCCCTTCGTGAACGTAATGACGGGCACGCGCTCGCCATCGTGCTCGCGCTTGAGCTGCTTCACGACCTCGCGGATGTAGTGCAGCGAAAAGCGCTGGTAGACGCCATCGGCAAGCGCCCCGCCCCACGTGTCGAAAATCATCACGGCTTGCGCGCCGGCTTCGATCTGCGCGTTCAGGTACGCCGCCACGGACTTCGCGTTGATGTCGAGAATGCGATGCATCAGGTCCGGACGGGCATAGAGCATGGTCTTCACGGTGCGGAAGTCGTCGGAGCCGCCGCCTTCCACCATGTAGCACGCGAGCGTCCACGGGCTGCCCGAGAAGCCGATCAGCGGCACGCGCTGGCGGCCGTGCGCATCGATCAGCGCGCGGCGAATCTGGCGAACGGCGTCGGTCACGTAACGCAGCGTGCTGTCGATATCGGGCACGGCGAGCTTTGCCACGTCCTCTTCGGTGCGCACGGGACGCGCGAACTTCGGCCCTTCGCCGACGGCGAAATCGAGGCCGAGGCCCATTGCGTCAGGAACGGTGAGGATGTCCGAGAACAGGATGGCCGCGTCGAGCGGATAGCGGTCGAGCGGCTGCAGCGTGACCTCAGTCGCGTAATCGGGATTCTTGGCAAGACCGAGAAAGCTGCCGGCGCGGCTGCGCGTAGCGTTGTATTCGGGCAGATAGCGCCCCGCCTGACGCATGAGCCACACCGGCGTGTAGTCGGTGGGCTGTCGCAACAGCGCGCGCAGAAAGGTGTCGTTCAGAAGGGGATGGGCCACGTTGCGGAGCGTCTGTCGCGTGAAAGGCAAAGCCGCATTT
It encodes the following:
- the hemE gene encoding uroporphyrinogen decarboxylase, with product MAHPLLNDTFLRALLRQPTDYTPVWLMRQAGRYLPEYNATRSRAGSFLGLAKNPDYATEVTLQPLDRYPLDAAILFSDILTVPDAMGLGLDFAVGEGPKFARPVRTEEDVAKLAVPDIDSTLRYVTDAVRQIRRALIDAHGRQRVPLIGFSGSPWTLACYMVEGGGSDDFRTVKTMLYARPDLMHRILDINAKSVAAYLNAQIEAGAQAVMIFDTWGGALADGVYQRFSLHYIREVVKQLKREHDGERVPVITFTKGGGLWLEEIAATGVDAVGLDWTVNLGRARELVGDRVALQGNLDPTVLFSPPSTIRIEARALLDSFGNHPGHVFNLGHGISQFTPPEHVAELVDEVHRHSRAIRGAGGASGVTPSGPAV